The Persephonella atlantica genome includes a window with the following:
- a CDS encoding ATP-binding protein produces the protein MRQIGICIGSTRPNRVYFITDELVRIGQFVTLSYLDGGERKNLLGMIQSLERDNPYLPETIKTTQQAESIKKFSEKENTIKGEIHILGEIIEAGDEVFLQVPRTPPLPAAEVFEASPELLKKVFGAKSKKFVRIGRLLSEREEVPVYVDIEQVVLRHLAVLAVTGAGKSNTVSVLLKNIINLGGTVAVFDFHGEYSKSKLTRNGKTAINHIQPLINPASLKPKEFASFIGIKSNAYVQFRYFRLAYEHLIKQLKEEKGENWQAHINTSDFLKRLKETIESIADPETEIGGKIKGKAREDSLFEVLNKLEDVEFELGHIIKLGVPPLIENIKPGMVNVFDFSELDEDVADAIASNILRWALEERKRAVRGDSSRLPFPLLIVIEEAHILAGEKRNTESKYYIARIAREGRKFGLGITVVTQRPKGLDKEILSQMNNMIILKLVEPEDQKHVQRASESLSQELMEYLPGLNPGEAIIIGNMTRIPLLVKIDRAEEKIEGNDIDVIGQWEEILKEDKNKVKDIMSELDDL, from the coding sequence ATGAGACAGATAGGAATTTGTATCGGTTCAACAAGGCCTAACAGAGTTTATTTTATCACAGATGAGCTGGTGAGAATTGGTCAGTTTGTAACTCTGAGTTACTTAGATGGGGGAGAAAGGAAAAACCTTTTAGGTATGATACAGAGTTTAGAGAGGGACAACCCGTATCTGCCAGAAACCATAAAAACAACACAGCAGGCAGAAAGTATAAAAAAGTTCTCAGAAAAAGAAAACACAATAAAAGGTGAAATCCATATATTAGGTGAGATTATTGAAGCTGGAGATGAAGTTTTCCTTCAGGTTCCCAGAACACCTCCCCTTCCAGCAGCAGAAGTTTTTGAAGCCAGTCCTGAGCTTTTAAAAAAGGTATTTGGGGCAAAAAGTAAAAAGTTTGTCAGAATAGGAAGACTGCTTTCAGAAAGGGAAGAAGTTCCTGTTTATGTGGATATAGAGCAGGTTGTTTTAAGACACCTCGCTGTCTTAGCTGTAACAGGTGCAGGGAAGTCAAATACCGTATCTGTCCTTTTGAAAAATATAATAAATTTAGGGGGAACTGTAGCAGTATTTGACTTTCACGGAGAGTATTCTAAATCAAAGCTGACAAGAAACGGAAAAACAGCCATCAACCACATACAGCCCCTTATAAACCCTGCATCTTTAAAACCTAAAGAGTTCGCCTCATTTATAGGAATAAAGTCTAATGCATACGTTCAGTTTCGTTATTTCAGACTTGCTTATGAACATCTTATAAAACAGCTGAAGGAAGAAAAAGGAGAAAACTGGCAGGCTCACATAAATACATCAGACTTTCTAAAGAGGCTTAAAGAAACAATTGAGAGTATAGCAGACCCAGAAACAGAGATTGGAGGGAAGATAAAAGGAAAGGCAAGAGAAGACTCCCTGTTTGAAGTTCTGAACAAGTTAGAAGATGTGGAATTTGAATTAGGACATATCATAAAACTTGGCGTTCCTCCACTGATAGAAAACATAAAACCGGGAATGGTTAATGTTTTTGATTTTTCAGAATTAGACGAAGATGTTGCAGACGCAATAGCCTCAAACATCCTCAGATGGGCATTAGAAGAGAGAAAAAGGGCAGTTAGAGGAGACAGCTCCCGTCTGCCGTTTCCTCTGCTTATTGTGATTGAGGAAGCCCACATACTTGCAGGTGAAAAAAGAAACACAGAATCCAAATACTACATAGCAAGGATAGCAAGGGAAGGAAGAAAGTTCGGTCTGGGCATAACAGTTGTTACACAGAGGCCGAAAGGATTAGACAAAGAAATACTATCTCAGATGAACAATATGATAATACTGAAACTTGTTGAACCTGAAGACCAGAAACATGTACAGAGAGCCAGTGAGTCCCTTTCTCAGGAGCTAATGGAATATCTACCAGGATTAAATCCAGGAGAGGCAATTATAATCGGAAACATGACCAGAATACCTCTACTGGTGAAAATAGACAGGGCAGAAGAAAAAATAGAAGGAAACGATATTGACGTGATAGGCCAGTGGGAAGAAATTTTAAAAGAAGACAAAAATAAGGTAAAAGACATCATGTCTGAGTTAGATGATTTATGA
- a CDS encoding pyridoxamine 5'-phosphate oxidase family protein — MVNIPEGVLSKFSSFVPSVLATSRDNRPYTTFISWLILKDGSTVRFALSRDSYSAENLRSNPYASVEIFGEGIAMSISGTVKVVKEEIDELSFPVSVFEMKVENVSDNLFPGANITGTIPFEHSGDVKKAEELDEIVLKYLRE; from the coding sequence ATGGTGAATATACCAGAGGGTGTTCTGTCAAAGTTCAGCAGTTTTGTTCCATCTGTTTTAGCAACTTCAAGGGATAACAGACCATACACTACATTTATCAGTTGGTTAATTCTGAAAGATGGCTCTACTGTAAGATTTGCACTGAGCAGAGATTCATACTCTGCAGAAAATCTAAGAAGCAATCCATATGCATCTGTTGAGATATTTGGAGAAGGGATTGCTATGAGCATTTCTGGAACTGTTAAAGTTGTAAAAGAAGAGATTGATGAGCTGTCCTTTCCTGTTTCTGTTTTTGAGATGAAAGTGGAAAATGTGTCAGACAATCTTTTCCCCGGTGCAAATATTACTGGAACGATACCCTTTGAGCATTCTGGAGACGTTAAGAAAGCTGAAGAGTTAGACGAGATTGTTTTGAAATATCTAAGAGAATAA
- a CDS encoding Tll0287-like domain-containing protein, whose amino-acid sequence MKRAGIVIAVLSAGFLFGCGQPQYTNIDMPPKRVKVIKDFGEDASKMLLKELKKELKTALKTKGPVGAVEVCSKKALEITEEVAEEIGDIKIKRTSFKYRNPKNKPDKYEAEALRFFEKTLKETGKLPPYYIQKVDGEYRYYKPLKVQNVCLTCHGDPNHMDEKLLKKLKELYPQDRATGYKLGDFRGVIRVSIPEDVIKKSCL is encoded by the coding sequence ATGAAAAGGGCAGGAATAGTAATTGCAGTTTTATCAGCAGGATTTTTATTTGGATGTGGTCAGCCTCAGTATACAAACATTGATATGCCCCCTAAAAGGGTAAAAGTAATAAAAGATTTTGGTGAAGATGCGTCAAAAATGCTCCTTAAAGAGCTTAAAAAAGAACTGAAAACAGCATTAAAAACGAAAGGACCTGTTGGGGCAGTAGAAGTATGCTCCAAAAAAGCCCTTGAAATAACAGAAGAAGTGGCAGAAGAAATAGGAGACATAAAGATTAAAAGAACATCTTTCAAATACAGAAACCCTAAAAACAAACCAGATAAATACGAAGCTGAGGCTTTAAGATTTTTTGAAAAAACATTAAAAGAAACTGGAAAACTTCCTCCATACTACATTCAGAAAGTTGATGGAGAATACAGATACTACAAACCTTTGAAGGTTCAGAATGTATGTCTCACATGCCACGGAGACCCTAACCATATGGACGAAAAGCTGCTAAAGAAATTAAAGGAGCTGTATCCACAGGACAGAGCAACAGGATACAAATTAGGGGATTTTAGAGGTGTTATTAGAGTTTCCATACCTGAAGATGTTATAAAAAAATCCTGTCTGTAA
- the speD gene encoding adenosylmethionine decarboxylase: MEKTLGLHILADLYGVDFDKLDHVEDVRELLEGAVKYAGLSKLSSHFHQFYPHGATGVILLEESHISIHTWPEHGYAAIDVYTCGGKEKTFKAMEYILKVLKPKRVDEKVAERGVVPVSQAATNIEKIELETV, encoded by the coding sequence ATGGAAAAAACCCTCGGACTGCATATCTTAGCTGACCTTTACGGAGTTGATTTTGACAAGTTAGACCACGTTGAAGACGTCAGAGAGCTCCTTGAAGGAGCAGTCAAGTATGCAGGTCTCAGTAAACTATCATCACACTTTCACCAATTTTATCCTCACGGTGCAACAGGTGTTATCCTTTTAGAAGAATCTCACATATCAATCCACACATGGCCAGAACACGGTTATGCAGCTATTGACGTTTATACATGTGGTGGAAAAGAGAAAACCTTCAAAGCTATGGAATACATTCTGAAAGTTTTAAAACCTAAAAGAGTTGACGAAAAAGTTGCAGAAAGAGGGGTAGTGCCTGTAAGTCAGGCTGCTACAAACATTGAAAAAATAGAGCTGGAAACAGTTTAG
- a CDS encoding phosphoribosyltransferase, producing MFKDREEAGSLLAEEVKKVIKEKENAVILAIPRGGVPVAYQISKKTGIPFSMVVSKKITFPYEPEAAIGAAAPDGTYILAPYYSESSPEVKEAIKRAVNEAKEKMNKYLKGKEPDIKDKTVVIVDDGIATGYTALVAGMYAKKKGASEVILAVPVCPSDSVKKAEEIFDKVICYNKVNSLFFAVGAYYQDFHQVSDSELEMYIKKAENEGLYYK from the coding sequence ATGTTCAAAGATAGAGAAGAGGCAGGAAGTTTACTTGCTGAAGAGGTAAAGAAAGTTATAAAAGAAAAAGAGAATGCTGTTATTCTGGCAATACCACGGGGTGGAGTTCCTGTTGCTTACCAGATTTCTAAAAAAACAGGCATACCGTTCAGCATGGTAGTTTCAAAAAAAATAACCTTTCCCTACGAGCCGGAGGCTGCCATCGGTGCTGCTGCTCCAGACGGAACTTACATACTTGCCCCATACTACTCTGAAAGCTCTCCTGAAGTAAAGGAAGCCATAAAAAGAGCTGTAAATGAAGCAAAAGAAAAGATGAATAAGTATCTTAAAGGAAAAGAACCTGACATAAAGGACAAAACAGTTGTCATTGTTGACGATGGTATTGCCACAGGATACACAGCCCTTGTTGCTGGAATGTATGCAAAGAAAAAAGGAGCATCTGAAGTTATTCTTGCCGTTCCTGTATGTCCCTCTGACAGCGTAAAAAAAGCAGAAGAAATTTTTGATAAGGTTATATGTTACAATAAAGTTAATTCCCTTTTTTTTGCGGTAGGTGCGTATTATCAGGACTTTCATCAGGTTTCAGATAGTGAACTGGAAATGTACATAAAAAAAGCAGAAAATGAAGGCTTATACTATAAATAG